From the Struthio camelus isolate bStrCam1 chromosome 19, bStrCam1.hap1, whole genome shotgun sequence genome, the window ggctgcacaggGGACTGCCACGTGCCTAAAGCACATGGTCCTGCAGGCAACAGCCGTTCAGAGCCTCACGTGAGAGGCAATGTGAAGAGCAGCTCTCAGTACCAACTTGCTTGACGGTTTGGCTGGTCATTCGCATGTTATCGTGTGGGAGAGCAAAGTTCAGGAAATTCCCAGCTCCTCTTAGTGCTGGAGGTAGTGTCCTTTGACTCTAAGAGAGGGGGCTCATGATGTGGCTCATGCAACACCTAATAACTGCTTATGAACAATGATTAAAGCTTAGGAAAAGATTCCACTTACAGCTGGCCGCTGGGAATGCTACCATTCACACTACAGAGACTATGCTTGAAGAAGAGGTCACATTAAGAAACACAAGGGAAGGAAGGCTACAATAAAGGGAGTGTTACACACACACCCTTTTGTGAGCTACCTCCTTCATCAAGTCATCCTCAGTATGCAGCTGAGAGGCTGGATGGAGCAAGAGCAAGCCATTCCCATTTGGCTGGTGCACCTATCACAAAACaagagttaaaagaaaatgctAGAAACTACCCAATCACGTATAGTGCCTATCATTACAATTCAGTATCTATATAAGAAGTAAAAGGTAATGGATCTTGTGCTCTACACAAAATATCCCTACTGAATGAATAAAATATGGCATTTAATAACATGTTTATgtcgggggggaggggaaaaaaatcagtaaatataCCTCTGATAGTAGTGGTTTTCAAGCTTTTTTGGTGAGAATatccccaatttttttttaagctgtaagtGCAGACCCCGTAGACACCTACTGCACACATATGGATTTCTGCAAGATTATAAAGCTTGTTTTCATACATGTGGATTTCTGCAGCAgattataaagctttttttttttttttttaatcacctttgGTAGATCCCTTGCAAGTAACCTAAGGCACTGAGCTGCCCAGGCATCACAGTCTGAAAACCACTGTCATGGGAACACAAAGATAAAGCCCCCCGATGGCCTTATCCTCCCCAAGCAGCAGGGCAGCAACAACACAGGACAACACTGTGTTAGCAGCATCCTCTGAAACATAGCCCTAGATCCAAGGCTTTGGTAGCAGATGTAGAGAATTCAGATCTACAACACAAAACCCAGAAGCATTCTAACTAGGGTCTTCCACTAGACTTGGCTGAGGCATCTAAGGTCTAATTCACTCTTCTATACAAACTCTTTACACTAGCTGCCCAATTCACTCAAATAAGGACTACATGGGGGGAGAGGCCATGTAAAAGCAACCACCAACTAGTTCACTGTAAAACATGAACCTCCCTTTACATAAGAACAGCCAAGAATActtgttttttcctcaaagaactCCACAATTAAATGGAGATTTATGTTCCACCAAAGAACTGGCAAGAGACAGCACAAGATCTGCAATGGATGGAGAACCAAGAAAGCGCGTTTGCAGTAACAGGTTACTTTAAAAGCTAGCATTATAGAAACTGCTTTCCTGAAGGATACTACAGATTTCAACCAACTAATCAGCATCCACTAGGGACAAAGGGGAAGGTTTCAAATGCATCTACTTATTACAGTGAATGGCAGTTTGCATTGCTAAAATAAATCATCAAAATACTATTTAACAAACCGAAGCTGAATTGTGAAGAAGAAATGTATCAGATTCTCATTTTGCAAAACCATGCATCCCTCCTTATTAAAATACAACCAGTATTCACAGCTTCCCCAAACACAGCAAATTACAGGGAATAAGGTGCTTCCTTGATTCTTTGCTATAGTccagaaaacaaatgagaaactgCTGTCAGCCAGACAATCCAAGCTGGAAATACAGAATTAAGTTAAAAggacttgctttcttttttatttatttatctttgactaaggaaaacaaaacagtgaggATTCTGTAACGTCATCTTTAAAGTCAGGGTCAGTTGCCGAGCTTGACTACATTGCTCAGTGAATGCCAATGTGAATCTCTGGATCTTTTCCTGCGAttgtataaaatatgtatttgggtGATACCGTTTACTTCTATAGGTGCATAAGGCTCACACATACACGTAAAGTTAAATCTTATCACATCAATTCTGTACAGCCTGTATGTCTGTGATACACCGTGTACGTCCATGAGTCACATCTGACGCTCCACATGCACCCTTCCCTGTACACAGTACATGCACGTATACGTGTTATGGCCCACTGTATGTGAAACACTGATGCCAAACGCTGTGAAGCCATTTCAAGTAGTGACCAGAGTTGTGAAAAGCTCAGGATATGACCCTTCCCAAAGTCGTGGTCCATACTCCCAGAGCAGCTTCAGTTATAACTTTTCAGTAATACAAAATCCACAGGACACCACCaccaagtttttaaaagaattgcTATCAcctaaaaatttcagttttcctaGCAATAGTAAGATCACATGAAATTAACTTTTATTGAAATTATTTCTATACTATTTGTTCTTGGCTTTATTACAGTAATACAGATCGCAACAGCAATGCTTACTGAAACAGTAGCtcatagcaattttttaaaaaaaagtttctttcacatgatagttcaaaaaaaaaagttaaaagcctTACAGGATATACTAAGAAAAAGGATCCATTATAATGACTTAAATATTTACCTCTGGACTAACTTCCATATTTTAAAGCAGCCCATTTGCCTTGGCCCTTTTATGACAGCCTTAaatgtcatttcttttaaaatttttatttttaaaatgcatactgtattattttaaaacttgctcaaataaaaaaaaatccaagatccTCAAAAATAGACTGTGAATATGAGATTTTTGTAAGTCAGggcaccaaaggaaaaaaaattctaacagcCTGACAGCAAATCAGATTACTGTTAATTAAGTCATAGCATCTATCcacaacagggggaaaaaataaatattttaagaaatggaaTGAACTcccctttaagaaaaaaacaaaaaaattgtgttATTCTTAAAGATAGCATGGCACAGAACGTACAAACTGCAAATTAAGATGATTTATCCCACCGGGAGAGACCTGACTTCTTTTACAACAGTACAAAAGTATACAGAGTTTCGAGTGAAAAGAGTTCATAACCCTGAGCTACAAACAcaagaaaaacctcaaaaaaaaaaaaaatcaatgagttACAAAAAAAGTCATGCGGATAGTGATTACAAATAAATTCTGACAGGTGATCATTAAAAGCTTGGCCCATAATCAGGCTCTTCTGAAAAAAGAACGAAGACAGCTtatctgcttttaattttacGTGTGCATATGCGATCGAAAATGGGGGgggcatacacacacacactacttttAAGAACTGACTCAGGAAAGTAAGGTTTTGTTTTATATTCCTCTCTCGCCAACTCCACATATATTTTAATGTTGGAAACTGATGCAAGTTACTGATTAACTATGAAATGCCTTCAAACTGAAATATATAACAATGAAAAACCCACTTTAAGTGAAGGCGAGTAAATGAAACCCAGAGACCTCTGCCACACTTTGACTTCGGGGCACACTTCTGACTTGGGACCAAAGAGTCTGTTGACAGGTGCGTGGTGTTTGACAGTGGGGGAAGGATGTTTCTTTCCAATGAGAAGGGATTGTAACTTGCAGACTTATAACATTTTTCCACTTCATCCTGCTCCACAACTTTTgtccttctatttatttattttgcctccTTATCAGATGATTCTGACAATGACTTCACACGCTGAGCATGGCAAATGATCAAGTAGAAGGGAGAGGAGTGGTTTCCTGCTCCCAAGAGCACACTTCGGTCTAGCAGACCTTGTGTGAGCAGAAGAGCACAATAAATAAGTCACCCATGGACTTAAACACACAACTCCATGTTTTCCAAAATTCAGTGTTGACACTACTCCCCAGACCATGATCTCAGCCACGTTGGTGTGAAGCCAGAGCAGTTATCCACAATTTGTACTAGTGTCTCCAAAGGGATGAGTTAAAGGGCTAATAAACTAAGAGAAGACTTCTTCTGATATCGAATGGGTTTGAGTTGTGCACTAGGATCAAAGCTCGGCTCCATGACGTCTTTTTTGCCTGGAGCTTAAAACAAGTATAGATCTAACACAGCAGCTGAGGTCAGTGGAGTTGCACTCGGTTTATGCTAATTTAACCACAACTATAGTGCAGCTCCAAAATTTAGCTCCTGTCCCAAGTACTGTGGcaagttttattttgcttgatATAGGGTAAGCAAACATGGCCAAACGAACAAACAGGAAGCACTGTCTTTAAGTTTACCTTCAAGATAACTGCCAGGGCTATGGCTGTCTTTGCACACCAAATATTGGCCaaacaaagaaatattatttcatgGTCCTTCTCCCTGTTCATTTAACATTGTGGCATCTACATATTACATTTCCGCTTGTGTCTTTCACTTGCTAATAGCTAGGTTACCAATGAAGAAAAGACGACAGGCAAGTTTTCTTGGAATTCCCAGTTTCCTGACATAATTTAAACACAAATCCCTGCAGAGCAACTTAGCAATAATGAGagctcttgtttttattttttggcatgCCTATGTCTTGAATAATATTGGCCCTCTCTAAGCTGCCTGTCAATCATACAGTAGAAACAGTGATTTACGCTGGCAGAggtggaaggggtggggggagcaggctCACACCCAAATCCATAGGGCAGGTCTTACAGCTGATTTACCTGGTCTGACCGGGCTCTGCATGCAGTTCTGCGACACCATGCCTGGGTGGACTGAAGTAGAAGCCCTGCTGCTGAGGTCCATGACAGAAGGTGATGCTGAGGTAGCTTGCTGGAGACCTGACTGGTGTGGGCTATGCTCATGCTGGTTTGGGCTGGGTGGAATGCCATTTTCTGAGAGGAATTCTTCCAGGTCCATGTATTCCAACTGGAAAGTGTCTCCATCGTATGGCAGTGTCTTGTCCCATAACGTTGGGCCCAAGAAAGCTGACTGAGGGACTGTGGTACTGGTGCTGTCATCATCTAACttcttctctttgtctttttctttacCGAATGcttaaacaaaataaagataaaataaagatGTAAGATAAAATACAGATGTAAGAGGAGAGCAATTAAATTACTAGCTGCTATTACTACTTCAATTATTCCTCCTGCACTCTCTCAGATGCAAGAAGTGAATACTCTCTCTTCACATAAATAACTCCTTCAATCCATTCTATTTGGCAGAGAACTGGAGGACCATGCCAGCTGAGCACCTTTGCTGGATCCAGCCATGTTTTTAACGTTTCTCTCTATTTTTAGTTAGCAATTCCACTGCATGTGTGGCTTTGAATGCCAGCTCCAATAAGTATTCACAGACTTCTTAGGAGTATGCATTCGAGTTAATAAAGCAAGCTGAAAGATGTTGCTGGATATTGTGTTTTGttgaaaagggaaaattttgAGCTAAAACCCCTAAACGTGTAAGTACAACAGTATAATACATAAAGAGCCTAATCTTGCTGTTCAATAGCTGTAACGCTTGCTTTAAGATGGTAAGGGAGCCTCATCAGAAGCAATAAACAATACAATTTATCATTTACAGAAATAATAATGATGTTAACGTTTCTTAATGCTTTGAAGTTACAAACTTTCAACAACAGCGAACTCggacaaaatatatatttcaacatgcagaagtaggagaaaaaaatccagaggtaaagggggaaaaaagcaaaaaaaaagtttcctatttGCTTCTATAAAAAGCTTCTAGTACATCAATGCACGCTTTGATGGGAGCACCAGGTTTCTCAACAAGATATGCTACAATTTAAACTGATAAAGCTTTCGGTCAGCTACCATGCCTTCAcagcatttcctttttaattacatCTGACCCTGGTGCAATTCTGCAAGCAGCATCGAGATGAAACTCGGGACGCCGAGCGCACTGCAAGAAGTCTTGAATCTGCAGCACAGGGGTTGTTTATAGCATAGATTTGAAGCACTGGAAACACCAAGTACAATTACGCCCGCACCACCTTAGGCTTCCACGAATAAGCTgcaactttttaattttaaaacgcCTTTCGGTTGTGCGGGGCCAGATGCTCACCCGCGTCGGTGTCGAAAAGGAGGAAAGGACCGAGCCGGCCcgttaatttcatttttccagcCGGCCGGAGCGACCCCCACCGCGACGGAGGAAAACCCATCGCCTTCCGCTAGGCTAGACCCACTGCGCTTATCATTCACCGCCTAATATCCTTACGGAAATCATCCAATTACTTAATCACCTtgcggcggggggagaggggagaaaagggaaagcGAGGCGcggggctgaggcggcggcggctgcggcgggcgggcgggggggggggcgccgccatTTCGGGGCGCCCGCCCTCCGCGGGCCGAGCCGTGAGGGGGGGGCCCAACCCTGGAGGGAAAGGAGCCGGTCCCGGGGGCCAGGGCTGCCCGCGGAAGCCTCACCGTCTTCGTGAGCCAGCGGCAGCTTGAGGGGGTTTTCCAGCAGGGACTTCAGCACCCCGTAGGTGGGAGGTAGGAAGGTGGGGTTCAGCGGGAGCGGCCGCGACATGGTGGGCTCTCCCTCGGAGCagctgcggcgcggcggcggctccttccccttcctctcgcGGGAAGCAGGCTGCGAAGCGCGGGGGAGTGGGCGGGCGGAGAGCCGAGCCTGGAGGCCGCCggagcaggggagcgggagaggcgcctcggccgagcagcgccgccgccgctcccgccacCCGCTCTgcgccgcgcgccccggccgcgcgcccATGTGCAGGCGCTGCCGGCGGTGACGTcagccgcggcgcggccccgccattggcgcggggggcgcggcggccggccccgccccgcggaggagggggcggggggggtgtgctgctgctgccagcgctgcgctcccgcccctccccccccccggcgcgcggcggcgaCCGTTAcccgcgcggggggcggccgttaTGGGGCGTTATGTGGGTGTCAGCGCGCACGGGCTTCCGCGGGGCAGCCGAGGCCGGCGCCGCGCTTCGCGAGCGGGGAGGCTCGCGCGGCCAGCCCGCGGCCGCGAGCCGTTTCCCCGGCAACCGGGAGGCACGTTAATGAGCTTGAATGTTTGACCTCGCTCGGTGCATCCGAGCGTGAGGTAACgggcgcgcaggcggcggcggcagcccggagGGGAGCGGGCGGTGCGtgtggggagtgtgtgtgtgcgcggacACCGCTGGAAAACCCCCGCGTCAGCTCTGCGCTGGGGCCCCGGAGGGGACAAGccgactatatatatatatttttaataactgttttctttagaaagagatAAAGTATTATCGGGCTAGCTAGCATTTAGATCCTTTAATACACCTTATTTCTACAAGAAGACTGCTCCTCTCACCAGTTAGCTAGACAAACCAGGCCGGGATAGGTTTCACCATTACCAAGATTCCTGGTGTCTTGTCTACGTTTCCTGTCTGAAGGGGCTCTCCTCTGCCTTTTAGGATCCTGGGTACACGCACAGCTGGTTTTCTGTGCACTTCGGCCTTCAGGCGCCCTCTCAGGAACCGAGCGCTCGCCGTGTTCAACGACTGCACTCTCGTTGTGGTAACCTCCACCCTTCAGATGCTTGTTGGCCTTTATGTGTCTGCTTCTCAACTTCTTAGGGTGGGTTTTTGCCAAGCTATACCATCTATTTTTAGTTCTactattctttctttaaaagtcagTTCTTTCACCATTTACACATACAAATAATCAAAAATACTTACTGTAGGCTGATATAGGTAATGTATTTGCAtagattattaatttttaatgtccagtatttagaaataaaagcagtaCGCTTTATGAGGAAGAGAAGGCTGCCCTGAACAGTTATGTTCTCTCCTTGTTACTcagacaaaatatattaaaatgtatcTATGAGTATATAGTGTCTGGTCAGATGTTCCAGCTAAAACTAGCAACCAATCAAAGTCCAAAGTACATTCAAATCAAGAGTATAATTGCAGTGCCATCACCAAAATCTGAAGGTTGAAAATTGCAATCATCACGCCCTTCAGAACCAGAGACAGCATAATATTAACATATTTAGGGAAAACAACTGAGAAGAGATTATGAAAGAATCTTCAAATGCTACTGATCTAGCATGGTCCATGTCAGGAGGGGCTTCATGGAGTAATATCATAACAGCAGCATAGTAATTTGCAAGTCACCTACCCAGGAAAAAAGCACTAGATTATTAAATGATTGTACACATACTAATGTTGCCTAAGATGGCCAAATTGCTAGTTATTGGAAACCTTTAATTACATAAGTACAGAGTGAATGACAAAGAGGAGGGCAATGACTGGCAACGCATATATAGATGTGGTACAGAATGTTTTTCTATGCAGCGTTAAAAAACAGTACATTTAGAGATTGGGAAAGCAACAAAGAAGAGTAAGCTGAAGATGTGAAAGTAATACAGACACTGGGAAACACCGGTAACAAATAAGATTAGTTAGGGATGTAACGAAAGGTCAGTCTGGGCAGAAGTACCTACGTTTTTATGGTTATTGACCATTTCAGACAAAATACACTCAAAATAAATAACATCTTTAACAAAACAATGACAGGAAAACTGTTCTGTTTCACTACTTGGTATTGAATGGGGTAAATTATGTTTCACTCTGTGCAAGTGTGGAACACAAAGAAGCAACAGGACAGTAAGGACCAAGCATAATTACGGGCTATGTATTCCCAGCAAGTAGGAGCTGGGAATTTCCTCAGCAAGAAAAGTGAAACAATTCTTTCCAACATATAGACCAGCCAGAAAAGCTGGGACAAGTACCAGAGAGTATTTACTGTGCCTGAGCTGTTGTTCTCAGTTTCACACTCCAACAGGAGCAATAATTTAACTCCACAGTCTTGCCACATAGACAGTTTTCATACCAAGGAGCCTAAATTCACAGGCTGTCAGGACACgaagttgtttttaaacattAGTAAGTGTTATGCGTACCTACAAGTTACCGATTTTTACTGGCTACACTTTCTCAACAGTAATCCACAATTAATTCATACTATTTCTACCAGTGGCTGACCTCACACTCTCCAGATAAGTCTAACACAACCAAAATAGAGCTAATTATACACTAACTGGATTTCTGCATTTTCCAGCCagacaaaaataccatttttggCATGTGTTCTTAGCAAAGTCAACCAGAGAATGTTTATTTTATAGCATATGAGGGACTATGACAGTTacgtatttattttgtttctgcacaGACAACATCTTGTTTGgtccccaattaaaaaaaaaaaaatctcagccaaTGTTTATGTTTCTCCTCTTCACAGAAATTTGATCAGTTACATGGTCCAAACATGCCATTTTTCAAATTAAGTACACATAAGTTAATATAGCGCTTTCCAGCATCCTGATTTTACGTaattctttccttctctaaccCAGACGGTTCGAAAAGGTAATTTAAAACCCCTCCAAACTACGTTTTTAAGGAGTCTTTCCACACGAGTCCAAGCGCACTAGGTCACGCTTACAGGAACCCCTGCTGCAAGTCCTTTGCTTGCCGTTTGCCTAGCACAGGCCCGGGCGACCGCCGCGGCcacgcgccggccccgcgggcagccccggccgcgcgccgccgccgccgcggaagccccaccccccccccccgcctcccgcgCGCGCCCGCGGTGGCGACACGTGAGCGCGCGCTGACCTACTTGGGGCCAATGGCGCGCAGAgccccggcggccggcgccgctgcGGGTGGTGGCCTGCGGCGCGGGCCCTGCCGCTCGCGACGGCACGAGCTGCGGGAAAATCGCACTAATTACTCCTATTTCACCTTTTGCCAACTCCTTTGGGCTCAGAAGCCCGAGGGTGCACCGGTAAACATAAAATGGCGATGGCTGCAAGCCGGTCTGCGGTTAAGGAGCTAACCTGtgcatcaaaataaaataaaatagtactaCCCATCAGAATTTTAAGCCTTATGACCAAAAATTACCAAATTCCTGCCTTTCATGACGTACCTGGTTGTGGCTGCCCCTAGATTTAGGCTGCCAGTCCAGGGGCAGTGTGGACCGTTTGTGCTCTCCGCTCAGTGCCCACCCGGTGCGCAGGGAGCTTCGGCGCCTCCGACGCCCTGGGAGTTAAGCTGCTCGTTAAGCACTTGGGTTTCAGCAATCTGACTCCAGTCTTGATCTTTCAGCTAGGGGGAAGATTTGAAGTGATGTTTACATGTTTTTATAACCCTTGGCATGGATTAGATCTGATTATTCTCTTATTTCTAAATCTACTTACTCATATccattttttaaactgaactactttttttttcccactaaggttatttaaattatttttctaaaaaggagGCCCTTCTTGTTTTTACTAAAAAATATCCTAGCATAGTTCATGGGTTTGCTCCCTTATTTTACTGCAGTTCCAATTCTCttactttattttgcatttgcataGTTTGTGATGGTAATTGAgaattttgttctgaaatgtcCTCTGGAAATAACAGCacagtttttcttcctgtgtaAAGCATGAGTGAATATTTTCTCTAGAGAGCCATCTAACCAGAGGGCCTACTTGTATTTTCTCCACAAACACTGATAAAATAAGATTGGATGGGCAAGGACACATTAATCAGGACTAAACGTAATGTACATACTGATAGAAGGAAAGATGACTGATCCTGTGCTGGAAGACAGTTATAATTAATCATAATCAACTTGTAATCTAGATCTCCCTGTGTGTTTAAATATAGATCGGTCTGAAGTATCCAGGCCTTTTCTCTGACCATCTCATTCTGTCTCAGGATTAAATAGGAGCCATTACTGTATTTGCACTTTGAGAAGTCTCTCAAACTTGAGCAAAAATTCCTCCGATCAGGTATGCATAGCATTGCAGTTTAGATTGGCAATGTCACTTTTATTCCTCTTAGGTTGCTTTCTTTTGAATATGTTATGTTTTCTCTGGAGAAAAGAATTGCAAAAGTGGGGAGGAGGATTAAAAGCTACTAAGTGAAGAGAGAGGATAGCTTAGAAGAGCTGGCTCTTGGGTGAAGGCACAGGCAGGACAGATTGGAAAAGCAAATGGTTTATGAAAAGCGTAACTTAAATACATACTGGCTTATCAACAGAGATCCTTGCCTCAGCCATCTAGGAGCCAAAAACGATAGATGAAAGGAGCAAGTGAGATATGCAAGAAAATAGAGGAGAGAATTTGAAGAGACGTAAGATTCAGCGTTTCTTTTAGTTCTAATTTGTCCTAAAAGAGAGAAGCGTTCCCACATTAGCTGGAACTGTCCTCTATGTAAAGCCATACCATATGATGTATACCTCAGGGGtacataaaaagacaaaaacttaCATTTGGATACCCACACCCTAACTGGTGCTAGGGAGCAGCAGCTTTTGAAGGCCAGGTCGAGAAGCACCAAGGAACAAAGCCCATCCCCCATTTCCTTCCCTGTCATAAAAATTCTGGAAGTAGCCACCCTTGCTTGGCTTTCCAAGCAAAAGCTATTACCAAGTGTTGAATTACTTAGAAGCCGATGCCTGTTGTCCACTTGGCGTGCAGCTGAGCAAGCAGCAGTGGCTCctcataagaggaaaaaatgtttgttgAATGAACCACCATCTGCCCCcgcctgttttttgttttttgggttttttttttcttcacagtttaATTTAATGCCGGAGACACAGGTTTGGAACTGCTTTTGGGTGATGGCAGAGAAACTTCTGTTAAGTAATCTGGGGTGGTTCCAAAAGGCATTCCACTTCTCAGAAAAATAGGTATTACTAGTCATTACTTATATGCTATGAGTTGAAAGATTACTACAATTTTCTCTGCCAAAGTTTACAGTCAGCCCTTAACATGACAGTAGATCAAGTACATGTACTTGCCTGGGCAGCTGACCTGGTTTGAACTGAGCAAGAGCTACTCTCAGTGATGACTACATTTTTGGAGCAAATACTTTGCTATGCTTTTTAAAGCAATCTTAACCTTGTAAAGCATTAACCAGCCTCTCAAGCTCACTTCAAGCACCTAGAGCCCTTGGTGCTGTGGGGAATTATTTAGACCCAGTTGTTACAACTGGCCGGCTAAATAAGATGTCACAACTGTATTGAGACAAGTGATGATAAAGTAGCTGGTCTCTTTTGCTGTCAAACCTTCCTCTGAGTAAGGAGGACTCCCAGCTGGTGCTAATGGGAGAAACGACTTGATCCTGCCATTTATTCATCTGTGCTCCATTCCTATTCCTTTCTCCCTGCTGGCTTGCATGCAGCAGAAAGACAgttagaaatagctttttttacaTGCTTAGGCTGTTTGATTTTGCAAGCTGGCGTTAGTTTTACTTCTTTAGGAGAAGAGCACCCACGAGCACAGAATAAAACAGCTCATCCCCAAGCAGAGCTGTAAGAGAAGAGAGGAGTGAAAAGTGCAGGAGCTGAGCATCTCCTCCTTATTCAAGCAGAATTTCTATTGTAGTCAATGACCCAGATTTCTCTGACTTCAAGTGGCTGTTTTCAGAAAGATTGCTGGAGGCACAGCGCTGAGGAAGGTCAGGGCAGAATTAGCCCAAGGTATTTTGCATACGTAGGCTTATCAGAACTGGATCCATAAAACTCAGTACTGAATACCCACCTCCTTCAGTGAGGTGGGCGACAGTCACTGGAGTGCCTAGTACCCCTGGGCTCCGGTTTTGCAAGGCAATTGCCCCAAGCTTGTGATTTGTTTCTGTCATGTACTGTTGTCTTTGGTTGTGACATCTACCTTGCTCCCAGTTTTCCTTCTCAAAGAAGCCAATCGGCGAATTTTTAATCCTGTGGGCATAGATTGCTAAGAATCCCAGAAACGTGGTGAACTTCTTCCATCTTTGGCAAGAAAGCTTGACTTTCTTCTGGAAAACTGGGGAAAATCTTACAGACAAAAATCAGGCTTCTAAACAAACGCATTAAAGTCATGCTATGTGTCTTTATGAAAGAATCATCAGAACAGCACGTATTGTAAAAGAGCAGGAAGGAGTTGCAGTAGCACACGCTATTAATTTG encodes:
- the HLF gene encoding hepatic leukemia factor isoform X2; this encodes MGARPGRAAQSGWRERRRRCSAEAPLPLPCSGGLQARLSARPLPRASQPASRERKGKEPPPRRSCSEGEPTMSRPLPLNPTFLPPTYGVLKSLLENPLKLPLAHEDAFGKEKDKEKKLDDDSTSTTVPQSAFLGPTLWDKTLPYDGDTFQLEYMDLEEFLSENGIPPSPNQHEHSPHQSGLQQATSASPSVMDLSSRASTSVHPGMVSQNCMQSPVRPGQILPTNRNTPSPIDPETIQVPVGYEPDPADLALSSIPGQEMFDPRKRKFSEEELKPQPMIKKARKVFIPDDLKDDKYWARRRKNNMAAKRSRDARRLKENQIAIRASFLEKENSALRQEVADLRKELGKCKNVLAKYEARHGPL
- the HLF gene encoding hepatic leukemia factor isoform X1, with the translated sequence MGARPGRAAQSGWRERRRRCSAEAPLPLPCSGGLQARLSARPLPRASQPASRERKGKEPPPRRSCSEGEPTMSRPLPLNPTFLPPTYGVLKSLLENPLKLPLAHEDAFGKEKDKEKKLDDDSTSTTVPQSAFLGPTLWDKTLPYDGDTFQLEYMDLEEFLSENGIPPSPNQHEHSPHQSGLQQATSASPSVMDLSSRASTSVHPGMVSQNCMQSPVRPGQILPTNRNTPSPIDPETIQVPVGYEPDPADLALSSIPGQEMFDPRKRKFSEEELKPQPMIKKARKVFIPDDLKQDDKYWARRRKNNMAAKRSRDARRLKENQIAIRASFLEKENSALRQEVADLRKELGKCKNVLAKYEARHGPL